The following DNA comes from Triticum aestivum cultivar Chinese Spring chromosome 3D, IWGSC CS RefSeq v2.1, whole genome shotgun sequence.
ACCCTTGTGATAATGCAGCTACCTACATTGTACTTAATTTTGTTTGATTGTTTTCGGCCCTTGACTACACTGCCTGCCTAGCAAAATTATTTCTGTACATGGCGCAGCAATAATATATTCACTTTCCTTCTCTGATTCCCAATGACAGCTCGACTCAGTTGGCGTCGAGAAGGTGATCGGCACTTTCGGGTTCTTGCTGTTTGGGTCCCTTTCGCTCTATCCCTGCACTGTCGAGCTCCTCAAGGACTTCAGGGACACCTACAAGAGCTTCGTCCTGCTGAGTTTTGGATTCATTTGGGTGCTGGTGAGCGTCGGGGTCCTGTGTGGACTCCACGGGAGGTCGGCCTTCGAGCAGGCGGTGTGCAGGCACACCGGCCGTCTCGGCTTGCTCGGTTTAGCGGCACTACTCATGTTGCACGTTTGTTGCGCGCTCCCCGGGGACACCTGCACCACCATACTCTTCTGGGTGTTGGGGGTTGGGGCGGTCGTGTTTCACCTTATGTCATGGTACACGGTAAGTAATTCTGCTCTACTCTACACCAATGCTCATTACACCTAGCACATCTGTTCTTCTCTACACTTAACCCATTTCTGTTGAAATACAGAGCCTGTTTCTTGGGGAGGACAAGCCTGAGGAGATCGCAGCAACAGACCAGAAGTAGATGGGGTCAATAGAAGCGCAGGCTACTTCAAAACTGTGATCTGTGTTCGCATTAACCAGTAACCATGATCAGCCAAATACCCAGTAACCATGTTCTGTGTTCGCATAATTGCCGCTGAACTACACATCGCGTTACAGTTGGCTTCAGGGATTAGATTTTGCCCCCTTTTAGGATTGAACTGATTGTTCCTCGGCTCTCTAGAACCTTACACACTAATAGTTTTCATTTGATATCTTCTTGCTTGTTCCGATGCCCGCATTTTATCCTTGAAATGCCTGCAACATGTACAGTAGTATACCAATGAAGTGAATATAGCAGAAATGTTGAAGAAGTGGCATGATATGAGTACTGTTGTAATTTTTTCTAGTGTGGTCAATATTCTTTTGTGGGACATATGGTGGACGAATGAAGAAAAGTTGGAAGGCAATTAGAAATCTGTTTGTGTGTATGTGTGCAGCATCTTCTTCCCTGTTTTTCTGGATTTTAATTGCTATATTTTTTATGACTGTTCCTCCAAATCTGTTTGTAAGTGCTCCCCACCTTCAACTTATGGAGATGAAGCTGGGAGGGGCACCCTTTTTGAAAAAGAACATATGGAGATGACAGCAAACAGCTTCTGTAGTAACCTAAAAAACACTTGTGTGTCTGAATGAAATGAACTTAAGTAACAAAGGCAAGACCTCACCTGCATAGAGGAACCCTGCGGGTGCCCGGTATGGAACACATTCGCGAATGCAGCTCAAGAAGCTGCCACATGCGCTTGCAGTCGGCGCAGCCACGCGGCACCCGCATTTTGCATGCCAAGAAATGACGCACCAGCAACTCGATGCCCTTGCAGGCAGGAAACTTGCAAACAACCTGACGGCCCTCGAGTTTCTGATCCCAGGGACCAATCGTCCTACATCCGTCTCGGCATATATGAACATTCTTGAAAGGCGTGGCACTGTGTGGACTGCCGCTGACTTGCGTTCTTGCTTCGCTCTAGGTATCTGTGGGGTCAATGGTATATTTTGGATTTTTCTTCTTTATTATGAACAGTAACTGAACAGTGTTTTAGGCTTATTTTCAAAAAAACTGTGGGGTCAGTTGACCCCACAGCTAACACGTAGCTTCGCCGCTGATATCAACCACATTTTTACCCAACGCAAAATGAACCGGTACCGTAGAAGCCGTGGCGAACCGACCAGAAGTCTCACGAGACATGGAAGAAGCACGAACACGAGCAAGTGGGGCGTACACGCCAACCGTCCAAGCCGCAACGCCCCAAGGCCAGGTAGACATGCCAAAATAGGCGATCTCGGTAAACATGGCGTGGAGAATCCGGGCAGACATCCCAACACACGACATCCAGCCAGGGTCAGTGTGTCATGGGGTGTGTGCTTGCCCCTTCTATGGACTCGGGTGTCAGGTTGCTCTGCCCGATGAAAGAAGGAGATGGGCTTTTATCCTTGGTAGATATACATGGCGGATATAGACACGATATAAATATAATCACTTGAAGACCATTTACGATAAATGACTTTGTGCCAATGGTTGCAGTTCATCTCTTTAATTAGTTCACTTAACTTGCATTTTATGTTCCAAATAGTTCAGTTAACTTCTTGGATGTAGTTGGTCTCTGCGTCAATTGGTGCAAAGATCATCTGTACGTATAGATGCACAATGTCAATATTGTGAACTAGCTATATTGCCTCACTGAATTCTATTGCTACTGATCCGACGATGGACCACACTAAAGGCAAGTACCCAGCTCAAGTATGCTTCCCTCTGTTAGCACCCACACACAACGTTACGTGTCCGGCCCTTAGCCTATGGGAACCACCAATGGTTGGACGTGTGAAGCTGAACATAGATGGGTCTGTTTCGAATGGGGTCGCTGGAATAGGAATGATCTTGAGAGATGATGGAGGCAGTATTATCTTTAGCTCGTGCAGGTATTTATTTGACTGTGATGATGTCCTAGATACTGAAATTCTTGCTATACAGGAGGACTCATGCTTGCATTGCAGTGGAGCAACCGACCAATCGATATAGAATCAGATAGTCTGGAAGCAGTCAAGATGGTGCAAAGCGGAGATACTAATAGGTCAAAATATGCCTTTCTGATAAAGGAGATCAAAGAAAGTTTGATCGAGCGTATTTCTTGTATTACTCATGCTGGTTCCACAAAAATTATGCTAGCCACTTTCTGGCAAATTTTGGAAGATCACAATGCCGAACTGTTGTGTGGGTCTGGTCCAAATGAACTTCTCGACATTGTCAGTCATGACTGTAATTCTTGATTTCGAGTAATACGTATTATCCCCCCAAAAAAAGATGCACAATGTTGTGGGATGCAAAACAATGCATGTGTAATTTACCATGTAAAACTTCAGCCATGCCAGTACTCCGTTGTAACTTTTATTTTATGTTTCAAATAGTTCATAACTTCTGTTTTCCAATTTGCAAGGCAAATGGAAATGCAGTACGAACATAAATTTGTAAATAGCTGAGAGGAAAAACACGGCACACCTGCCCGGCATTCGGATCCAGGAACCATGTAGAATCGAGCAAGGCACGTGCATGCCCACACGAACCGGGTAGGGGCAGCACTGGCCAACGCCCCCATGCAAAGAACACCTTTGACTAAGGCATATGAGAAGGCAAACCCCTTCTCCGACGATGCTAACAGGGCGACGGAATTTCACTGCCCTTTAGGTCAAAAAACCGGACACATCCGAGTTGTTCTCGGCAACTTACCACATTGGAGGATTTCGTTGCTTCCGGGTCGAACTTGTGGGAGCTTCTTTTCTTTGCTGCAATTGGTCTTGGGCCAATGGCT
Coding sequences within:
- the LOC123075127 gene encoding uncharacterized protein; protein product: MKWAPKEIGQKGAPLDSVGVEKVIGTFGFLLFGSLSLYPCTVELLKDFRDTYKSFVLLSFGFIWVLVSVGVLCGLHGRSAFEQAVCRHTGRLGLLGLAALLMLHVCCALPGDTCTTILFWVLGVGAVVFHLMSWYTSLFLGEDKPEEIAATDQK